The Dethiosulfovibrio peptidovorans DSM 11002 nucleotide sequence ACCGACTACAAGTGGTATGCTCACCAAGCTGCAAGGGCTCAGAAGGACGCTGAATATGCCCCATGCGAAGGCCGCCACCAGAGCCGCCGATCCTGTGCCTGACAGGGCGGCCTGAACCGCGGCAAGCAGGTTACCCAAGGCGGAATCTCCCGGTCATTTCAGGTCCTCCAGCTCGTATCCGAGCTCTTTCCAGCTGTCCTTGAGCTGTTCGGAGTTCATTATGCCCTCGTGCTTTAAGAGTAATTCTTCCTCGGGGGACAGGAATATCAAGGTGGGGACCACCCTTACTCCGTATTTTTTCGCGTAGTCCATGTTCTCCATGAGGTTTATCTTCCTGACCGTTATGCCGCCGTACCTTTCCTCGAACCCTTCCAGGATTCGCGCCATCTCGACGCAGGCAGGTCAGCCCGGCGCGCTGAGGTCGAGGAGGATAGGATAATTCTCCGATGCCTTGTCCTCCGCCACGGCAGGTGTCTCCGTGCCTTTCAGTCCCTTGAAGTATAACGTTCCCCCGATGATAAGAAAGACGGTCACCAGGGTTATTATCTTTCTCGTGTTCATCCGCTCCGCCTCCTTTCGGTGGAATATCCTACGCTTATTATAAGGTATCCTCGTCGATTTAGATAGGTAAAAATACCTATCATGGTGTTTAGAGAGCTTTCTTTATTTCTCGGAATTTTTAGTGGGAGGTTTGAAATGGAGTTTATGTCGCCTAATCGCCTTGTAGGGCGTTTTGCGGAATTGGTCCGCAGGGAGTGGAACACCTTTTGGCTAGCTACCGTAGGGACTGTCCTGATGAGCTTTGCCATAGTGGCTCTTACGATTCCCTATCGTTTTGCCGGTGCCGGTCTGGCCGGCATCGCTATTTTGACAAAATATGTCTGGGATATCTCTCCGGCCTGGGCCATAGCTTTCGGAAACGTTTTCCTGCTCGGCTGGGGATGGAAGGTCCTGTCTCCTCGGTTCGTTCTCTGGACTCTTTACGTCTCTATGCTAACGTCAGGTGCGGTGGCGTTTTTTGAGCTGTTTTCCTATCCGATGCTACAGGACGAGTTTCTGGCAGCTATCCTGGCCGGTGTCTTCGGTGGCCTGGGTATAGGATTGGTGTTTCGTGTGGGGGCCTCCACTGGGGGGACCGACGTCATAGTGATGGCCGCCAGGAAGAGGTGGGGAGTCGACGTCGGTATGTACTCTTTTTACATAAATATAGCCATACTTCTCGGATCATGGTTCGTCGTAGATCTGGAGAAATTGTTGCTCGGGGGCGTTGCCCTGTACGTGGAGAGCCTGGTCATAGACAGCGTTCTCAAGTCATTCGACAGACGAAAGCAGATCACTGTAATAACGTCCAGAGACGACGAGGTTCGGCGTTTTATCCTCGAAGTCCTTGGCAAGAGCGCTACTGTGGTCAAAGCCGAGGGGGCCTATACCGGCGACGAGAGGATGATGTTTATCGTGGTCGTCAACAGGAGACAGGCCATGGAGCTAAAGCGTTTCGTCGTGTCGGTAGATCCCAGGGCCTTCATCGTTTTGTCCGACGTAGCAGAGGTGGTCGGAGAGGGATTCAAGCACTGGAAACATATCTAATAAAAATAGAAAACGGGAAAGAGGAGGGGAGTCTCCTGCTCTTTCCCGTATGGCTAGATGAAAGCCGATATAATTGCCGCCACGAGGAGTGCCGGCAGCATGTTCATCACCTTTATCCTCTTTATCTCCAGTATCCCCAAGGATAAGCCGATGAGCATTATCCCTCCGACCGCCGAGATCTCGTCTATCATGGTCTGGGTCATGTAGGGTTGAAGGGCGCTGGCCGCAAGGGTTATGGACCCCTGATACAGTAATACCGAAAGGGCAGACAGGCCTACTCCGACTCCCAGCGATACGGCGAAGGCCACCGACCCTATGCCGTCCATCAGCGATTTCGTGAGCAGCAGTCGGGGCCATTCCCCGATCCCTTCCTCTATGGCTCCCAGTATCGCCATGGATCCCATGCAGAACACCAACGAGGCGGTCATGAATCCCTCCGTTGCGTTTCCCGACGCCCCTATCCTTTTCTGTAGGGAC carries:
- a CDS encoding YitT family protein → MEFMSPNRLVGRFAELVRREWNTFWLATVGTVLMSFAIVALTIPYRFAGAGLAGIAILTKYVWDISPAWAIAFGNVFLLGWGWKVLSPRFVLWTLYVSMLTSGAVAFFELFSYPMLQDEFLAAILAGVFGGLGIGLVFRVGASTGGTDVIVMAARKRWGVDVGMYSFYINIAILLGSWFVVDLEKLLLGGVALYVESLVIDSVLKSFDRRKQITVITSRDDEVRRFILEVLGKSATVVKAEGAYTGDERMMFIVVVNRRQAMELKRFVVSVDPRAFIVLSDVAEVVGEGFKHWKHI
- a CDS encoding DUF554 domain-containing protein, which codes for MWLRQIVEHIPLFGSIANAIAIVIGTLFGLTFRSNLPSSVTTAAFHSIGLVTLWLGVSMTGSTENVLVLVFSVVVGTIAGEFLDLDGRLRRGAESLQKRIGASGNATEGFMTASLVFCMGSMAILGAIEEGIGEWPRLLLTKSLMDGIGSVAFAVSLGVGVGLSALSVLLYQGSITLAASALQPYMTQTMIDEISAVGGIMLIGLSLGILEIKRIKVMNMLPALLVAAIISAFI